Proteins from a genomic interval of Candidatus Rubidus massiliensis:
- the rho gene encoding hypothetical protein (Transcription termination factor Rho), whose protein sequence is MDPENTYSDTSSTFEENQNERHKPQSSAQDTTDMIQENKLTCPTPQGEITKIAEIQRMNIDQLNLFGKKIGLKHLGSLTKSQMVFEIVKALSENPSEILYGEGVLEILPDGFGFLRSPNYNYLPSAEDIYVSPAQIRRFDLKKGDTLCGTIRPPKDKEKYFALLKVDKINGKSPEKARERILFENLTPLYPNERIIMETTKDRLSTRVLDLAAPIGKGQRGLIVAPPRSGKTIILQNIANAIAENNPEINLIVLMIGERPEEVTDMQRIVKGEVVASTFDEPPERHVQVAEMVIEKARRLVEHGNDVVILLDSLTRLARAYNTIEPHSGKILTGGIDANALHKPKKFFGAARNIEQGGSLTIIATALIDTGSRMDEVIFEEFKGTGNMELVLDRGCAERRVYPAINLLKSGTRKEDLLYHQEELEKIILLRQAVADLSPVDAMNLVLGLLKKNPSNVQLLYTLKL, encoded by the coding sequence ATGGATCCGGAAAACACTTATTCAGATACATCTTCAACTTTTGAAGAAAATCAAAATGAAAGACATAAACCTCAGTCTAGTGCTCAAGATACTACTGATATGATTCAAGAAAACAAGTTGACTTGCCCAACTCCTCAAGGAGAAATAACCAAAATAGCCGAAATTCAGAGAATGAATATCGACCAATTAAACTTGTTTGGAAAAAAAATTGGTCTAAAGCATTTAGGCTCTTTAACTAAATCTCAAATGGTTTTTGAAATTGTTAAAGCTCTCTCCGAAAATCCAAGTGAAATACTATACGGCGAAGGCGTTCTAGAAATTTTGCCAGACGGATTTGGTTTTTTACGCTCTCCCAATTATAACTATCTGCCTTCAGCTGAAGACATTTATGTATCCCCCGCTCAAATTAGAAGATTCGATTTAAAAAAGGGTGATACACTTTGTGGAACAATTCGTCCACCAAAAGATAAGGAAAAGTACTTTGCACTCTTAAAAGTAGATAAGATTAACGGTAAGTCTCCTGAAAAAGCACGTGAGCGCATTTTGTTTGAAAATCTCACGCCTCTTTATCCTAATGAAAGAATTATTATGGAAACTACCAAGGATAGGCTTTCTACTAGAGTATTAGATCTAGCAGCTCCTATCGGAAAAGGACAAAGGGGATTAATCGTTGCCCCGCCACGCTCTGGAAAAACAATTATTTTACAAAATATTGCAAATGCAATTGCTGAAAATAACCCTGAAATTAATCTGATAGTTTTAATGATCGGCGAAAGACCAGAAGAAGTAACCGACATGCAAAGAATTGTTAAAGGAGAAGTTGTTGCCTCTACTTTTGATGAACCACCAGAAAGACACGTTCAAGTCGCAGAAATGGTAATCGAAAAGGCAAGAAGGTTAGTAGAGCATGGTAATGACGTCGTTATTTTATTAGATTCTTTAACAAGACTTGCTCGTGCTTATAACACCATAGAACCACATTCTGGGAAAATCTTAACAGGTGGTATTGATGCTAATGCATTACATAAACCTAAAAAGTTTTTTGGAGCTGCAAGAAATATTGAGCAAGGTGGCTCATTAACTATTATAGCAACAGCATTGATTGATACAGGTTCTCGTATGGACGAAGTTATCTTTGAAGAATTCAAAGGTACAGGTAATATGGAACTTGTTCTTGACCGAGGTTGCGCAGAAAGAAGAGTTTATCCAGCGATCAATCTACTAAAAAGTGGTACAAGAAAAGAAGATCTTCTCTATCACCAAGAAGAATTAGAAAAAATTATTTTACTACGCCAAGCTGTAGCAGATCTATCTCCAGTGGATGCTATGAATTTAGTATTAGGTTTGCTTAAGAAAAATCCAAGCAATGTTCAATTACTTTATACATTAAAGCTATAA
- the coaE gene encoding Dephospho-CoA kinase, with protein MLNLKKVAVTGGLASGKSTVCHLLKQFGAYVVSSDEIVHNLLLNNSEVKLKVIKLLGNDIIVKDVIDRSIIAQKVFNQPLLLKSLENILHPYVLDSIKKQYEIVNKHQKYPLFVAEVPLLFEANMEFFFDIIVSVTVDKQIAEKRFIEKTGKSSAEFESRYSKQMTPSDKAKKAHYVLENNLDMEQLLLETQELYSSLTTP; from the coding sequence ATGTTAAATTTAAAGAAAGTAGCCGTAACGGGCGGTCTTGCAAGTGGCAAATCTACTGTTTGTCACCTCTTAAAACAGTTTGGCGCTTATGTCGTAAGCTCAGATGAAATTGTACATAATCTTTTATTAAATAATAGTGAAGTTAAGTTAAAGGTCATCAAGCTACTAGGAAATGACATTATTGTTAAAGATGTTATTGATCGTTCGATAATTGCTCAAAAAGTTTTCAACCAACCATTATTACTTAAATCTCTGGAAAATATTTTGCACCCTTATGTGTTGGATAGTATTAAAAAACAATACGAAATAGTAAACAAACACCAGAAATATCCTTTATTTGTGGCAGAAGTACCACTGCTTTTTGAAGCAAATATGGAATTTTTTTTCGATATCATCGTTTCGGTAACAGTGGATAAACAAATAGCAGAAAAAAGATTTATAGAAAAAACTGGGAAAAGCAGTGCAGAATTTGAAAGTAGGTATAGTAAGCAAATGACCCCTTCAGATAAAGCAAAAAAAGCGCATTATGTATTAGAAAATAATCTAGACATGGAACAACTTTTATTAGAAACTCAAGAACTGTATTCCAGTCTAACAACCCCTTAA
- the polA gene encoding DNA polymerase I, giving the protein MSKLFILDASGYLYRSYFAIRNITNAKGQSTNALYGFIRSVLKLFKDFSPQYVVAVFDGPNNGKSRQSIYSDYKAHRLDMPSDLYYQIEWARTFCETIGIPYLNIPNVEADDTMGSVATWAADLGHEVFVCTSDKDLCQVVSDKVFILNTFKENLILRPKEVQEAFGVPPNLIVDLLSITGDTSDNIPGMKGIGLKTAASLLNEFGSLDNLLQNVDQLKGKKQEIVKNEAENALLSRKLVTINKDVSFPKDFTFFELKKPHTADLKGFYSSMNFNSLLREVEEDLNQETNQSEEVVSYRLVNDESELDELIALLSKQKEICFDTETTDLHPLKAKLVGMAFCYEPFNAWYVPLNGNILAETVLKKLKPLFEDTSLSFYGHNLKYDYHVLLSHGISVASPTFDSIIASYLLNSHSRQHSLDTLALEYFGKIKIPIENLIGKGKSQISMEQVPLDKVCEYACEDVDYTCRLKQILEKQLIERNLISLFNTLEMPLLPVLANMERKGIFIDIPYIKNFSKDLSNQINLLQKEIFEIAGEEFNLNSPKQLTEILTNRLGIKLPKKTATGFSTNADVLESLKKDYPICAKLLDYRTVEKLRSTYVDSLPNEVLPSTGRIHCTFNQSVTATGRLSCQNPNLQNIPVRSEIGRKIREAFKPQLDNWHFLAADYSQVELRLLAHLSEDPHLLTAFNNNEDIHTFTASLIFGIPLNQVTSDMRYQAKAVNFGIIYGQQAFGLSEQLGVDVKEAALFIDTYFKRYPRVKEFMEDCKSQARKTGKAVTLYGRERAIPEINSKNGIIRGLAERLAVNTPIQGTAADLIKKAMLNIHSLLQTNNFKSFMLLQIHDELIFEVPEVELKDMEILVKKTMQGVEVLKVPLIVDINVGKNWKEC; this is encoded by the coding sequence ATGTCAAAATTATTTATTTTAGATGCTTCTGGATATTTATATAGATCCTACTTTGCTATAAGAAATATTACTAATGCAAAAGGACAATCTACAAATGCTTTATACGGCTTTATACGATCTGTTTTAAAGTTATTTAAAGATTTTTCTCCTCAATATGTGGTAGCTGTATTTGACGGACCCAATAACGGAAAAAGTCGCCAGTCTATTTATTCTGATTACAAAGCACATCGCTTAGATATGCCATCAGATTTATATTATCAAATAGAATGGGCAAGAACTTTTTGTGAGACAATTGGTATTCCCTATCTGAATATTCCAAATGTTGAAGCTGATGATACTATGGGTAGTGTTGCTACTTGGGCAGCAGATCTTGGACATGAAGTTTTTGTATGTACAAGTGACAAGGATTTATGTCAGGTAGTTTCAGACAAAGTTTTTATCCTAAATACATTTAAAGAAAATTTAATTTTAAGGCCAAAAGAAGTTCAAGAAGCCTTTGGTGTTCCTCCAAATCTTATTGTAGATCTACTTTCTATAACCGGTGATACATCCGATAATATACCTGGGATGAAAGGTATAGGATTAAAGACAGCTGCTTCTTTACTAAACGAATTTGGTTCCTTGGATAATTTATTACAAAATGTTGATCAGTTAAAAGGCAAAAAACAAGAAATTGTTAAAAATGAAGCAGAGAATGCACTGTTGAGTCGAAAACTTGTCACTATTAATAAAGATGTATCCTTTCCAAAAGATTTTACTTTTTTTGAATTAAAAAAGCCCCATACCGCTGATTTAAAAGGTTTTTATTCGAGTATGAATTTCAACTCTTTATTAAGAGAAGTAGAAGAAGATTTAAACCAAGAAACTAATCAGTCTGAAGAAGTCGTCTCCTATCGATTAGTCAATGATGAATCTGAATTAGATGAATTAATTGCTCTTTTATCTAAACAAAAAGAAATCTGTTTTGATACAGAAACGACTGATTTACACCCTTTAAAAGCAAAGCTTGTGGGTATGGCTTTTTGTTATGAGCCTTTTAATGCTTGGTATGTTCCCTTAAATGGTAATATCTTGGCTGAAACAGTTTTAAAAAAACTAAAACCCCTTTTTGAAGATACTTCTCTATCTTTTTATGGCCATAATTTAAAATATGACTATCATGTATTATTAAGTCATGGGATTTCTGTTGCAAGTCCAACTTTTGATTCCATTATTGCATCCTATTTACTCAATTCTCATAGTCGTCAACATTCTTTAGATACTTTAGCTTTAGAGTATTTTGGCAAAATTAAAATCCCTATTGAAAATTTAATTGGTAAAGGTAAGTCTCAAATTTCTATGGAACAAGTTCCATTAGATAAAGTTTGTGAATACGCCTGTGAAGATGTTGATTATACTTGTAGGCTTAAACAAATTTTAGAAAAGCAATTAATTGAAAGAAATCTTATATCTTTATTTAATACATTGGAAATGCCTCTTCTACCCGTATTGGCTAACATGGAGAGAAAAGGGATATTTATTGATATTCCTTATATAAAAAACTTTTCTAAGGACCTTTCAAACCAAATAAATCTTTTACAAAAAGAAATTTTTGAAATTGCTGGGGAAGAATTTAATTTAAATTCCCCCAAACAATTAACCGAAATTTTAACTAATCGTTTAGGGATTAAATTACCAAAAAAAACAGCGACCGGTTTTTCCACTAATGCTGACGTATTAGAAAGCTTAAAAAAAGATTACCCGATTTGTGCCAAACTTTTAGATTATAGAACTGTTGAGAAATTACGTTCGACCTATGTGGACAGCTTGCCAAATGAAGTTCTCCCATCGACTGGACGAATTCACTGTACTTTTAACCAATCGGTAACAGCTACTGGTCGATTATCTTGCCAAAACCCCAATCTGCAAAATATACCGGTTCGTTCTGAAATTGGTAGAAAAATTAGAGAAGCTTTCAAGCCTCAGTTAGATAATTGGCACTTTTTAGCAGCCGATTACTCACAAGTAGAGCTTAGGCTTTTAGCGCATTTAAGTGAAGACCCACACCTACTAACAGCATTTAATAATAATGAAGACATCCATACTTTTACAGCTTCCTTAATTTTTGGAATTCCTTTAAATCAAGTGACATCTGATATGAGATATCAAGCCAAAGCTGTAAATTTTGGAATTATTTATGGTCAACAAGCCTTCGGTTTATCTGAACAACTAGGGGTAGATGTAAAAGAAGCCGCTCTTTTCATCGACACATATTTTAAAAGATACCCTAGAGTCAAAGAATTTATGGAAGATTGTAAAAGTCAAGCTAGAAAAACGGGCAAAGCCGTGACGTTGTATGGAAGAGAGAGAGCTATTCCTGAAATAAATAGTAAGAATGGGATCATTAGAGGTTTGGCTGAAAGATTAGCGGTTAACACTCCAATTCAAGGAACTGCAGCTGATTTAATAAAAAAAGCTATGTTAAATATTCATTCCTTGCTACAAACTAATAATTTTAAATCTTTCATGCTTCTGCAAATTCATGACGAACTTATTTTTGAAGTACCTGAAGTTGAATTGAAAGATATGGAAATCCTTGTTAAAAAGACAATGCAAGGAGTGGAAGTATTAAAAGTTCCTTTAATCGTTGATATCAACGTTGGCAAAAATTGGAAAGAATGTTAA
- the sppA gene encoding Putative signal peptide peptidase SppA, which yields MSNSIIKSSFRALFVTIFTFIGAGLGLVSLLLILGLFSTNSTELEKEKSFKAYIQPNSQGIRKELSKDAPVILKINVNGVIGMDNLTSEHMRRLLTESREGILKDERVKGILLYIQTPGGTVVDADGIFRLLKNYKETHKTPIYAFVDGLCASGGMYIASAADKVFATDVSLIGSVGVLAPSFINVSDLLQKIGVKSLTITAGKGKDDLNPLRPWKEGEDSNYREIIDYYYKEFVNIVTANRTHLNKDKLVEDYGAKVFPSPIAKEYGFIDHVENLETQVIKNLAEELGIHDNYYQVVELQKSSWYNDLFKSSLGFFKGEIKHQVVLPSELNPSLQGKFLYLYQP from the coding sequence ATGTCAAATTCTATTATTAAATCTTCTTTTAGAGCTTTGTTTGTGACGATTTTTACTTTTATAGGAGCCGGTTTAGGATTAGTCAGTTTACTTTTAATCTTAGGTCTTTTTAGTACTAATTCAACAGAACTTGAAAAAGAAAAATCTTTTAAAGCTTATATACAACCCAATAGCCAAGGGATTCGCAAAGAATTATCCAAAGATGCTCCAGTTATTTTAAAAATCAATGTAAATGGGGTCATTGGTATGGACAATTTGACTTCAGAACACATGCGCCGTTTACTGACCGAATCCAGAGAAGGAATTTTGAAGGATGAAAGAGTCAAAGGGATTTTATTGTACATTCAAACGCCAGGCGGAACAGTGGTTGATGCAGATGGAATTTTTCGTCTTTTAAAAAATTATAAAGAGACTCATAAAACGCCTATTTATGCCTTTGTTGATGGATTATGTGCCTCAGGTGGTATGTATATTGCGTCTGCGGCAGACAAAGTTTTTGCGACAGATGTAAGTTTAATAGGTAGTGTTGGAGTTCTTGCGCCTTCTTTTATAAATGTATCAGATTTATTACAAAAGATTGGGGTGAAAAGCTTAACCATAACCGCCGGAAAAGGTAAAGATGATTTAAACCCTTTGCGTCCTTGGAAAGAGGGTGAAGATTCAAATTATCGAGAAATTATCGACTACTACTATAAAGAATTTGTAAATATTGTAACTGCTAATAGAACTCATTTGAATAAAGATAAATTGGTCGAGGATTATGGAGCCAAAGTATTTCCCTCCCCTATCGCCAAAGAATACGGTTTTATCGATCACGTAGAAAATTTAGAAACTCAGGTCATAAAAAATTTAGCCGAGGAACTGGGAATTCACGATAATTATTATCAAGTTGTTGAATTACAAAAAAGCTCATGGTATAATGATCTTTTTAAAAGTAGCTTGGGTTTTTTCAAAGGTGAAATAAAACACCAAGTCGTTCTACCATCTGAACTAAATCCATCCTTACAAGGTAAATTTTTATACCTTTATCAACCTTAA
- a CDS encoding Methyltransferase TRM13, which produces MNALFDHLNNKKIHFVVFSRSKTKSLEKVTIRLIQLQNKEVYQTTEVIANKAIHKNYPLDEIKQLIEKFDKDYNHLLLKTIDEEFEVLTNKKNEKKILKRSHSSKLAIKHNSEKKTILPLDQPIEFLIELGIMSRDGKIKNDKRDKLHQINQFLLIVEQSLKNFAFNEKISLIDFGCGKSYLTFSLYYFLKIILKKEVEIVGIDLKEDMVLFCNQLTQKLGWENLKFQQGSIDNFQSDHKINMIVALHACNTATDAVIEQGIKNKVKVLLLAPCCHQELYNQIKNPLLNPILKHGILKEKFAAIVTDALRGLLLESNGYKVQIMEFVDPTHTPKNILIKAIKKDHLSKIEQEKALSHFLELKESLQVYPNLEKRLFN; this is translated from the coding sequence ATGAATGCTTTGTTTGATCATCTAAACAATAAAAAAATTCATTTTGTAGTTTTTAGTCGGTCTAAGACTAAATCTCTTGAAAAAGTAACTATTCGACTGATTCAATTGCAAAATAAGGAAGTCTACCAAACAACCGAAGTTATAGCAAATAAAGCTATCCATAAAAACTACCCATTAGATGAGATAAAGCAGCTTATTGAGAAGTTTGATAAGGACTACAATCACCTTTTGTTAAAGACAATAGACGAAGAGTTTGAAGTTTTGACAAATAAAAAAAATGAAAAGAAAATATTAAAACGAAGTCATTCTTCTAAACTTGCAATAAAGCACAATAGTGAAAAAAAGACAATTCTTCCACTTGATCAACCGATAGAATTTTTAATCGAATTAGGCATTATGTCCAGGGATGGCAAAATAAAAAACGATAAAAGAGATAAGCTTCATCAGATTAATCAATTTTTATTAATTGTAGAACAGTCTTTGAAAAATTTTGCTTTCAATGAAAAAATATCTTTAATTGACTTTGGTTGCGGAAAATCCTATTTAACTTTTTCTCTTTACTACTTTCTAAAAATCATTTTGAAAAAGGAAGTAGAAATTGTTGGCATAGATTTAAAAGAAGACATGGTACTTTTTTGTAACCAACTAACTCAAAAATTAGGTTGGGAAAATCTCAAATTTCAGCAAGGATCTATTGATAATTTTCAATCTGATCACAAAATAAATATGATTGTTGCGTTACATGCCTGTAATACTGCAACTGATGCAGTCATTGAGCAAGGTATTAAGAATAAAGTTAAAGTGCTTTTATTAGCTCCTTGTTGTCATCAAGAATTATATAATCAAATTAAAAATCCATTATTAAATCCTATTTTAAAACATGGCATTTTAAAAGAAAAATTTGCTGCCATTGTTACAGATGCTTTAAGAGGACTATTATTAGAATCGAATGGTTATAAAGTGCAAATTATGGAATTTGTTGATCCAACACACACTCCTAAAAATATTTTAATTAAAGCTATAAAAAAAGATCATTTATCAAAAATTGAGCAAGAAAAAGCGTTGAGTCATTTTTTAGAGTTAAAGGAAAGTCTACAAGTATATCCAAATCTTGAAAAGCGACTCTTTAATTAA
- the nqrE gene encoding Na(+)-translocating NADH-quinone reductase subunit E → MFMGPYETINVFGLLVQAIFIENFLLANFLGMCTYLACSTKLKTANGLGIAVVFVLTVSGLLNWFVHKFITGQGALSWLNTLGLDASKIDLSFLEFLLFISVIAGFVQILEIIIEKVSPSLYQSLGLYLPLIAVNCAILGACLFAVTRDYPFIPNLIYVFGSAAGWWLAIALIAAIREKLAISNVVPALRGMGITFIMSGLMAMAFQGFTGIKLAIPTGGGNTQIEQSAEIAPASQRELEYSEP, encoded by the coding sequence ATGTTCATGGGACCTTATGAAACTATCAATGTTTTTGGTTTGTTAGTACAGGCCATTTTTATTGAAAATTTTTTATTGGCTAATTTTTTGGGCATGTGCACCTATTTAGCTTGTTCAACCAAGTTAAAAACAGCTAATGGCTTAGGAATAGCCGTTGTCTTTGTCTTAACAGTTTCTGGATTATTAAATTGGTTTGTTCATAAATTTATTACAGGCCAAGGTGCTTTAAGTTGGTTAAATACTTTAGGTCTTGACGCTTCTAAAATTGATTTGAGCTTTTTAGAATTTTTACTATTTATATCAGTTATTGCAGGTTTTGTTCAAATTTTAGAAATTATTATTGAAAAAGTTTCCCCTTCACTATACCAATCATTAGGTCTATATCTTCCCTTGATTGCCGTTAATTGTGCCATTTTAGGGGCTTGCCTTTTTGCCGTCACAAGAGATTATCCTTTTATTCCAAATTTAATTTACGTTTTCGGATCTGCAGCTGGATGGTGGCTTGCAATCGCATTAATTGCAGCTATTCGGGAAAAACTAGCTATTTCAAATGTAGTTCCAGCATTACGTGGAATGGGAATAACATTTATTATGTCTGGATTAATGGCAATGGCTTTTCAAGGATTTACTGGCATTAAGTTAGCAATACCAACAGGTGGTGGAAACACTCAAATTGAACAATCTGCAGAAATAGCACCTGCCTCACAAAGAGAATTAGAGTATAGTGAACCGTAA
- the nqrD gene encoding Na(+)-translocating NADH-quinone reductase subunit D produces the protein MARGKNSVLPYLTDQLWSGNQIIVAVLGICSALGVTNRLSVSITMGLSVAFVTSFSSLIVSLLRKVTPDSVRMITQLAIISVFVIIIDQFLQAYFFSISKILSVFVGLIITNCIVMGRTEGMAKNVEPIPAFLDGLGAGLGYAGVLFIVGAIRELFGFGQLFGYQVIPQSIYATADNPDMYDNFALMVSPPAAFFIIGGLIWIFNIINKKA, from the coding sequence ATGGCACGAGGAAAAAATTCCGTCTTACCTTATCTAACAGATCAACTTTGGAGTGGGAATCAAATTATAGTTGCTGTTTTAGGTATTTGTTCAGCACTTGGCGTAACAAATCGATTATCTGTTTCTATAACAATGGGTTTATCTGTAGCTTTTGTTACCTCATTTTCTTCCCTTATAGTTTCACTATTGAGAAAAGTTACACCAGACAGCGTACGAATGATCACTCAGCTGGCTATTATTTCTGTTTTTGTTATTATTATTGACCAATTTTTACAAGCCTATTTTTTTAGCATATCAAAAATATTAAGTGTTTTTGTTGGACTCATCATTACTAATTGTATTGTTATGGGAAGAACAGAAGGTATGGCAAAAAATGTTGAACCAATTCCTGCTTTTTTAGATGGTTTAGGTGCTGGGCTTGGATATGCGGGTGTTTTATTTATTGTAGGTGCAATAAGAGAGCTTTTTGGATTTGGACAATTATTTGGTTACCAAGTTATCCCTCAATCTATTTACGCTACCGCTGATAATCCAGATATGTATGATAATTTTGCTCTTATGGTAAGCCCTCCTGCTGCGTTTTTTATTATTGGAGGTTTGATTTGGATTTTTAATATCATTAATAAAAAAGCTTAA
- the nqrC gene encoding Na(+)-translocating NADH-quinone reductase subunit C — MSEQQLANQELKPTSNNLKTILFMVVLSFTCALILSILASALANPKQVARNLDRSKQMMIAAKILDHNGHFIIENDEGKIVPAKYQNGELVPGNVTDMATNQQLLDIYEKRLIPLLVDNKGELKTFEEAKIDFTQYMEEYRKNGYYLAPYKLIYKINPNKKEITKEDKPTGYVIPVNGLGLWDAIYGYLAIKPDGDTVIGTTWYDQKETPGLGANISEAYWQNYFPGKKIFQENASGQTNYKSAPVGIIVVKGKVDEVLGNSPKAKSAVDGMAGATLTGNGVTDAYKNVLSAYRPFLIKINQENKAGDKE; from the coding sequence GTGTCAGAGCAACAGCTAGCTAATCAAGAATTAAAACCAACTTCTAACAATCTAAAAACCATTTTATTTATGGTTGTTTTAAGTTTTACTTGTGCATTGATACTTTCTATACTAGCGAGCGCCCTAGCTAATCCAAAGCAAGTTGCTCGTAACTTAGATCGAAGTAAACAAATGATGATTGCTGCCAAAATATTAGATCATAACGGTCATTTTATTATCGAAAATGACGAAGGAAAAATTGTTCCTGCAAAATATCAAAATGGTGAACTTGTTCCTGGCAATGTTACCGATATGGCCACCAATCAACAATTATTAGATATTTATGAAAAACGACTAATTCCCTTATTGGTCGACAATAAAGGTGAGCTAAAAACATTTGAAGAAGCAAAAATAGATTTTACTCAATATATGGAAGAGTATAGAAAAAACGGCTATTATCTAGCTCCTTATAAATTAATCTATAAAATTAATCCTAACAAAAAAGAGATTACCAAAGAGGATAAACCAACAGGTTACGTCATTCCTGTAAATGGTTTAGGGCTTTGGGATGCCATTTATGGCTATTTAGCAATTAAGCCAGATGGCGATACTGTAATTGGTACAACTTGGTATGACCAAAAAGAGACTCCCGGTCTTGGCGCTAACATTTCCGAAGCGTACTGGCAAAATTATTTTCCAGGAAAAAAAATTTTTCAAGAGAATGCAAGTGGCCAAACCAATTACAAAAGTGCACCCGTTGGAATAATCGTTGTAAAAGGAAAAGTTGATGAAGTCTTAGGAAATAGCCCAAAAGCTAAAAGCGCAGTAGATGGAATGGCGGGGGCTACCTTAACAGGCAACGGTGTAACCGATGCTTATAAAAACGTTCTTTCAGCTTACAGACCCTTTTTAATTAAAATAAATCAGGAAAATAAAGCAGGAGATAAAGAGTAA
- the nqrB gene encoding Na(+)-translocating NADH-quinone reductase subunit B, which yields MLRRLLDYQLELTKEGKPLNKIKPLINATDTFLYEVPLNTKNGPHIRDAIDIKRWMVLVVVALIPCLLWGIWNTGLQKFVYASGDFKLMNEYLTSSQTLQGYIDFVTKDNRYLTFIWLGLAAVVPLLVITYAVGGLWEALFAIVRNHEISEGFLVTGILYVLILPATIPYWMAAVGVSAGIILGKEVFGGSGMNIVNPALACRAFLFFGFPGRMSGDVWVGTNPTTIRQSLVKMNQDAGTNSLDAYSQATPLAKFNINHEIERIHTDAIATNNLGENVSTIDAIRPLFNKWNSLGNHQAQLGSLTQDQMQNFVTSPLSEGGLGLSSGYYDDAYNFSSLNYGIGHNSDWNAFFGDKLGCIGETSTFACILGALFMIWTGVASWRTMVAMGLGAYITALCFQWGSNLLGADGGAWSPASFGFPAYKHLIYGGLAFGLVFMATDPVSSPTLKGGQWIFGLLCGLVTVVIRVINPAYPEGVMLAILMGNVFSPLIDHYVSQSYVKRRMKRVRATAS from the coding sequence ATGTTGAGAAGACTGTTAGACTATCAACTCGAATTAACTAAAGAAGGTAAGCCTTTAAATAAGATTAAACCGCTCATAAATGCCACCGATACATTTTTATATGAAGTTCCCCTAAACACCAAAAATGGACCACATATACGAGATGCTATAGATATTAAAAGGTGGATGGTATTAGTCGTTGTTGCATTAATTCCTTGTTTGTTATGGGGAATATGGAATACAGGGCTTCAAAAATTCGTTTATGCAAGTGGTGATTTCAAATTAATGAACGAATATTTAACAAGTTCACAAACTTTACAAGGTTACATAGATTTCGTAACCAAAGATAATCGTTACTTAACCTTCATTTGGTTAGGACTTGCAGCCGTCGTTCCATTACTAGTCATTACCTATGCTGTCGGTGGGCTTTGGGAGGCATTATTTGCTATAGTTAGAAATCATGAAATTTCTGAAGGTTTTTTAGTTACAGGAATTTTATATGTATTAATTCTCCCAGCAACTATTCCCTATTGGATGGCGGCAGTTGGCGTATCAGCTGGGATAATTCTTGGAAAAGAAGTTTTTGGTGGATCTGGTATGAATATTGTAAACCCAGCTCTTGCATGCAGAGCATTCTTATTTTTTGGGTTTCCGGGTAGAATGTCCGGTGATGTTTGGGTAGGTACTAATCCCACTACAATTAGACAAAGTTTAGTTAAAATGAATCAGGATGCTGGAACAAATTCCTTAGATGCATACAGTCAAGCAACGCCTCTTGCGAAATTTAATATAAATCATGAAATCGAACGAATTCACACAGATGCTATTGCTACAAATAATTTAGGAGAAAATGTAAGCACAATAGATGCGATACGTCCTCTTTTTAATAAGTGGAATTCTCTTGGAAATCATCAAGCTCAATTAGGTAGCTTAACACAAGATCAAATGCAGAATTTTGTTACCTCCCCATTATCTGAGGGTGGACTTGGTTTATCCTCTGGATATTATGATGATGCCTATAATTTTTCTTCATTAAACTATGGAATTGGACACAATAGTGATTGGAACGCATTTTTTGGAGATAAGTTAGGTTGCATTGGTGAAACATCGACTTTTGCTTGTATTCTAGGGGCTTTATTTATGATATGGACAGGTGTCGCATCATGGAGAACAATGGTGGCTATGGGGCTTGGTGCTTATATTACAGCTCTTTGCTTTCAGTGGGGTTCCAACTTACTAGGTGCAGATGGCGGCGCTTGGTCTCCAGCTTCTTTTGGCTTTCCAGCATACAAACATCTTATTTATGGTGGTTTAGCCTTTGGACTCGTCTTTATGGCAACAGATCCAGTATCTTCACCCACATTAAAAGGAGGGCAATGGATCTTTGGCTTATTGTGTGGCTTAGTAACGGTAGTGATTCGGGTGATTAACCCAGCTTATCCAGAAGGTGTCATGTTAGCTATTTTAATGGGAAATGTATTTTCTCCCCTTATTGATCATTATGTATCTCAGTCCTACGTTAAAAGGAGAATGAAGCGTGTCAGAGCAACAGCTAGCTAA